Proteins encoded within one genomic window of Felis catus isolate Fca126 chromosome C1, F.catus_Fca126_mat1.0, whole genome shotgun sequence:
- the DNASE2B gene encoding deoxyribonuclease-2-beta isoform X1, translating into MTARLLRTALPLLFFALFGVLEATTISCRNEEGKAVDWFAFYKLPKRQDKESRQTGLEYLYLDSTTRSWRRSKQLMNTTNSVLGRTLQQLYEAYASENNNTAYLIYNDGVPTSVNYSRKYGHTKGLLLWNRVQGFWLIHSIPRFPPAPEEGYDYPPTGRRHGQSGICITFKYNQYEAIDSQLLVCNPNIYSCSIPAIFHQELVHMPQLCSRSSSSEIPDRHLTALQSARGQKFLHFAKSGSFLDDIFAAWMAQQLKTHLLTETWQRKRQELPSNCSLPYHVYNVKAIKISGHSYFSSYQDHAKWCVSQKKTKNRWTCIGDLNRSPYQAFRNGGFICTQNQHIYHAFQGLVLYYENCN; encoded by the exons atgacagccagaCTTCTAAGAACAGCCCTTCCTTTGCTCTTCTTCGCCCTCTTTGGGGTCCTGGAGGCGACAACAATATCGTGCAGAAATGAAGAAGGCAAAGCCGTGGATTG GTTTGCCTTTTATAAGTTACCTAAAAGGCAAGACAAGGAAAGCAGACAGACGGGGTTAGAGTACCTATACCTAGACTCTACaaccaggagctggaggaggagtaAGCAACTAATGAATACCACCAACAGTGTGTTGGGAAGGACATTACAACAGCTCTATGAAGCATATGCCTCCGAG AATAACAACACAGCCTATCTAATATACAATGATGGAGTCCCTACATCTGTGAATTACAGCAGAAAGTATGGACACACTAAAG GTTTACTGCTGTGGAACCGAGTGCAGGGATTTTGGCTGATTCATTCTATTCCCAGATTTCCTCCAGCTCCTGAAGAAGGCTATGATTATCCACCCACAGGGAGGAGACATGGACAATCTGGCATCTGCATAACTTTTAAGTACAACCAGTATGAAGCAATAG ATTCTCAGCTCTTGGTCTGTAACCCAAACATTTATAGCTGTTCCATCCCAGCCATCTTTCACCAGGAGCTCGTTCATATGCCCCAGCTGTGCTCCAGATCCAGCTCATCAGAGATCCCTGACCGGCACCTCACTGCACTTCAGTCAGCCCGGGGCCAAAAATTCCTCCATTTTGCAAAGTCTGGTTCTTTTCTTGACG ACATCTTTgcagcctggatggctcaacAGTTGAAGACACATTTGCTAACAGAAACCTGGCAGCGAAAGAGACAAGAGCTTCCTTCAAACTGCTCCCTTCCTTACCATGTCTACAATGTCAAAGCAATTAAGATATCTGGACACTCTTATTTCAGTTCTTACCAGGATCATGCCAAATGGTGTGTTTCCCAAAAGAAGACCAAAAATCGCTGGACCTGCATTGGAGACCTAAATCGGAGCCCATACCAAGCCTTCAGAAATGGAGGATTCATTTGTACCCAGAATCAGCATATTTACCATGCATTTCAAGGATTGGTTTTGTATTATGAGAACTGTAACTAA
- the DNASE2B gene encoding deoxyribonuclease-2-beta isoform X4, whose protein sequence is MPQLCSRSSSSEIPDRHLTALQSARGQKFLHFAKSGSFLDDIFAAWMAQQLKTHLLTETWQRKRQELPSNCSLPYHVYNVKAIKISGHSYFSSYQDHAKWCVSQKKTKNRWTCIGDLNRSPYQAFRNGGFICTQNQHIYHAFQGLVLYYENCN, encoded by the exons ATGCCCCAGCTGTGCTCCAGATCCAGCTCATCAGAGATCCCTGACCGGCACCTCACTGCACTTCAGTCAGCCCGGGGCCAAAAATTCCTCCATTTTGCAAAGTCTGGTTCTTTTCTTGACG ACATCTTTgcagcctggatggctcaacAGTTGAAGACACATTTGCTAACAGAAACCTGGCAGCGAAAGAGACAAGAGCTTCCTTCAAACTGCTCCCTTCCTTACCATGTCTACAATGTCAAAGCAATTAAGATATCTGGACACTCTTATTTCAGTTCTTACCAGGATCATGCCAAATGGTGTGTTTCCCAAAAGAAGACCAAAAATCGCTGGACCTGCATTGGAGACCTAAATCGGAGCCCATACCAAGCCTTCAGAAATGGAGGATTCATTTGTACCCAGAATCAGCATATTTACCATGCATTTCAAGGATTGGTTTTGTATTATGAGAACTGTAACTAA
- the DNASE2B gene encoding deoxyribonuclease-2-beta isoform X3: MNTTNSVLGRTLQQLYEAYASENNNTAYLIYNDGVPTSVNYSRKYGHTKGLLLWNRVQGFWLIHSIPRFPPAPEEGYDYPPTGRRHGQSGICITFKYNQYEAIDSQLLVCNPNIYSCSIPAIFHQELVHMPQLCSRSSSSEIPDRHLTALQSARGQKFLHFAKSGSFLDDIFAAWMAQQLKTHLLTETWQRKRQELPSNCSLPYHVYNVKAIKISGHSYFSSYQDHAKWCVSQKKTKNRWTCIGDLNRSPYQAFRNGGFICTQNQHIYHAFQGLVLYYENCN, encoded by the exons ATGAATACCACCAACAGTGTGTTGGGAAGGACATTACAACAGCTCTATGAAGCATATGCCTCCGAG AATAACAACACAGCCTATCTAATATACAATGATGGAGTCCCTACATCTGTGAATTACAGCAGAAAGTATGGACACACTAAAG GTTTACTGCTGTGGAACCGAGTGCAGGGATTTTGGCTGATTCATTCTATTCCCAGATTTCCTCCAGCTCCTGAAGAAGGCTATGATTATCCACCCACAGGGAGGAGACATGGACAATCTGGCATCTGCATAACTTTTAAGTACAACCAGTATGAAGCAATAG ATTCTCAGCTCTTGGTCTGTAACCCAAACATTTATAGCTGTTCCATCCCAGCCATCTTTCACCAGGAGCTCGTTCATATGCCCCAGCTGTGCTCCAGATCCAGCTCATCAGAGATCCCTGACCGGCACCTCACTGCACTTCAGTCAGCCCGGGGCCAAAAATTCCTCCATTTTGCAAAGTCTGGTTCTTTTCTTGACG ACATCTTTgcagcctggatggctcaacAGTTGAAGACACATTTGCTAACAGAAACCTGGCAGCGAAAGAGACAAGAGCTTCCTTCAAACTGCTCCCTTCCTTACCATGTCTACAATGTCAAAGCAATTAAGATATCTGGACACTCTTATTTCAGTTCTTACCAGGATCATGCCAAATGGTGTGTTTCCCAAAAGAAGACCAAAAATCGCTGGACCTGCATTGGAGACCTAAATCGGAGCCCATACCAAGCCTTCAGAAATGGAGGATTCATTTGTACCCAGAATCAGCATATTTACCATGCATTTCAAGGATTGGTTTTGTATTATGAGAACTGTAACTAA